A stretch of Pogona vitticeps strain Pit_001003342236 chromosome 5, PviZW2.1, whole genome shotgun sequence DNA encodes these proteins:
- the M1AP gene encoding meiosis 1 arrest protein produces MSSRRWGEAGAASSKAPQAAVAINSPQPPRILVVDIHPPHWAHTCPKLCEALENVFSLACSLAGPPRIPLFSLYVTQSQQECLLPFLPVRGGFARLQSCIAELQALPTEGMFRQPKENTVAQAVQDGLQQFKQYTGCGMAGASLSNNATEITVLTSQCGPDVARQLETGLQNVDLVHLRQLQVVEISKARFQEPPEAGGGAGQPLSISSSSSESGTVLGTDIALQTVENDTVALEMLFKAWFQDHSSDQEHLHLLLPSPGTLSCPATPGGNLACVKCDFQERILHPWLLLLGGRHGSAEEASRGAVQGGFWAAPTQLLAPRKLRVLRALKATGLCSSLLFGPSVIVLPTSCWQLNWDELEANQQHFQALCRCLWARGWLLLAKYEETLGGPGPGWNPLDSSLQVLLPSESGSLLLRSVVARELLLPCSFPAAPAAPLEAETHRMESILDGLEVEAAYNPLGMASHLYRGLRRGLARPPASRPPRPTERHLPRQQGIRGHGSKARATVAPLRMVISPTHTPSESVLSLFSSPEDEFQETSK; encoded by the exons ATGAGCTCCCGAAGATGGGGAGAGGCTGGTGCTGCCTCCAGCAAAGCCCCACAAGCTGCGGTGGCGATTAATTCCCCACAACCTCCACGGATCCTGGTGGTAGACATCCACCCCCCGCATTGGGCCCACACCTGCCCCAAGCTCTGTGAGGCCCTGGAGAACGTCTTCTCCTTGGCCTGCAGCTTGGCAGGGCCTCCCCGCATCCCGCTGTTCAGCCTCTACGTAACCCAGAGCCAACAGGAGTGCCTCCTGCCCTTCCTG CCGGTTCGAGGAGGCTTTGCTCGGCTGCAGAGTTGCATTGCGGAGCTGCAGGCCTTGCCGACGGAAGGGATGTTCCGGCAGCCCAAGGAGAACACCGTGGCCCAGGCAGTGCAGGATGGGCTCCAGCAGTTTAAGCAGTATACTGGGTGTGGAATGGCTGGGGCCTCCCTGAGCAACAATGCCACTGAG ATCACTGTTCTCACTAGTCAGTGTGGCCCAGATGTGGCCAGGCAGCTGGAGACCGGGCTACAGAATGTTGACCTGGTCCATCTCCGCCAGCTGCAGGTTGTTGAGATCTCCAAGGCAAGGTTCCAGGAGCCCCCTGAAGCTGGAGGGGGAGCGGGACAACCTCTCAGCATCAGCAGTAGTAGCAGTG AGAGTGGCACGGTCTTGGGCACAGACATTGCCCTCCAGACTGTAGAGAACGACACCGTTGCCCTCGAGATGCTCTTCAAAGCCTGGTTCCAGGACCACAGCAGTGATCAAGaacacctccacctcctcctgccttcccccGGGACCCTCAGCTGCCCTGCCACACCTGGGGGCAACCTGG CGTGTGTGAAATGTGACTTCCAGGAGAGGATCCTCCACCCCTGGCTCCTTCTTCTGGGTGGCAGACACGGAAGTGCAGAAGAGGCCAGCCGTGGTGCCGTTCAAGGCGGTTTCTGGGCAGCCCCCACCCAGCTCTTGGCCCCACGCAAGCTCAGAGTCCTCAG GGCGCTGAAGGCCACGGGGCTCTGCTCATCTCTGCTCTTCGGGCCCTCGGTCATCGTCCTGCCCACAAGCTGCTGGCAgttgaactgggatgaactggagGCCAACCAGCAGCATTTTCAAGCTCTCTGCCGCTGCCTGTGG GCCCGTGGATGGCTGCTACTGGCCAAGTACGAGGAGACCTTGGGAGGACCAGGTCCCGGCTGGAACCCCCTGGACTCCTCCCTCCAGGTCCTCCTGCCGTCCGAGTCGGGCTCGCTGCTGCTCCGCTCGGTGGTGGCCCGAGAGCTCCTCCTGCCCTGCAGCTTTCCCGCGGCCCCTGCGGCCCCTCTGGAGGCAGAAACCCACCGCATGGAG agcaTCCTCGATGGCCTGGAGGTGGAGGCAGCTTACAACCCCCTGGGCATGGCCAGTCACCTGTACCGAGGGCTGAGGCGTGGCCTGGCCCGTCCCCCTGCCTCCCGCCCTCCACGTCCCACAGAACGGCACTTGCCTCGACAG CAAGGCATTCGGGGTCATGGAAGCAAGGCCCGGGCCACCGTGGCCCCCCTGCGGATGGTcatctctcccacacacaccccgagCGAGAGCGTCCTCTCCCTCTTCTCCAGCCCAGAGGATGAATTCCAGGAGACTTCCAAGTAG